In Rhinolophus sinicus isolate RSC01 chromosome X, ASM3656204v1, whole genome shotgun sequence, a single genomic region encodes these proteins:
- the DUSP9 gene encoding dual specificity protein phosphatase 9 isoform X1, whose translation MVTPRPKAAASEVEAGSLQARSSSGLGVHVRAFLAAPPSSQGPAPDTLPGDRAPCPAVAVAGTSASSCPPDHAPAPAARRARSREPMEGLGRSCLWLRRELSPPRPQLLLLDCRSRELYESARIGGALSVALPALLLRRLRRGSLSVRALLPGPPLQPPPPAPVLLYDQGGGRHRRGEAEAEAEAQEWEAESVLGTLLQKLREEGYLAYYLQGGFSRFQAECPHLCETSLNSRGGPSTAMVPSPVVGLGNLCLGSDCSDAESEPDRDSMSCGLDSEGATPPPSGLLPSFPVQILPNLYLGSARDSANVESLAKLGIRYILNVTPNLPNLFEKNGDFHYKQIPISDHWSQNLSQFFPEAIAFIDEALSQNCGVLVHCLAGVSRSVTVTVAYLMQKLHLSLNDAYDLVKRKKSNISPNFNFMGQLLDFERSLRLEERRARERSSGGQESTTSDPPSFFTTPTSDGVFELDPT comes from the exons ATGGTAACTCCACGTCCAAAGGCAGCCGCTTCCGAGGTGGAAGCTGGATCGCTGCAGGCTCGCAGCAGCTCAGGACTCGGCGTCCACGTGCGCGCCTTCCTTGCCGCACCGCCCTCTTCCCAGGGGCCTGCCCCGGACACCCTGCCCGGGGATCGCGCCCCGTGTCCCGCGGTGGCCGTGGCCGGGACGTCCGCGAGCAGCTGCCCGCCGGATCACGCCCCAG CACCAGCGGCCCGACGTGCCAGGAGCCGCGAGCCTATGGAGGGTCTGGGCCGCTCGTGCCTATGGCTGCGCCGGGAGCTGTCGCCCCCGCGGCCGCAGCTGCTGCTCCTGGACTGCCGCAGTCGCGAGCTGTACGAGTCGGCGCGCATTGGCGGGGCGCTGAGCGTGGCACTACCCGCGCTGCTGCTGCGCCGCCTGCGGCGGGGGAGCCTGTCGGTGCGCGCGCTTCTACCGGGACCGCCGCTGCAGCCGCCTCCGCCCGCCCCCGTGCTCCTGTATGACCAGGGCGGGGGCCGGCACCGGCGCGGGGAGGCCGAGGCCGAGGCTGAGGCCCAGGAGTGGGAGGCTGAGTCGGTGCTGGGCACCCTGCTCCAGAAGCTTCGGGAGGAAGGCTACCTGGCCTACTACCTACAGG GTGGCTTCAGCAGATTCCAGGCCGAGTGCCCTCACCTGTGTGAGACCAGCCTCAATAGCCGTGGTGGACCAAGCACCGCCATGGTGCCCAGCCCAGTGGTGGGGCTGGGCAACCTGTGCCTGGGGTCTGACTGCTCCGATGCTGAATCCGAGCCTGACCGCGACTCCATGAGCTGTGGCCTGGATTCGGAGGGTGCCACACCCCCCCCATCGGGGCTGTTACCCTCCTTCCCAGTCCAGATCCTGCCCAACCTCTACCTGGGCAGTGCCCGGGATTCGGCCAATGTGGAGAGCTTGGCCAAGCTGGGCATCCGCTACATCCTTAATGTGACCCCCAACCTCCCTAACCTCTTTGAGAAGAATGGTGATTTTCACTACAAGCAGATCCCCATCTCGGACCACTGGAGCCAGAACTTGTCCCAGTTCTTTCCGGAGGCCATTGCATTCATTG ATGAGGCCTTGTCCCAGAACTGCGGGGTGCTTGTCCACTGCCTGGCGGGTGTCAGCCGCTCTGTTACCGTCACCGTGGCCTACCTCATGCAGAAGCTCCACCTCTCACTCAATGATGCCTACGACCTCGTCAAGCGGAAGAAGTCTAACATCTCGCCCAACTTCAACTTCATGGGGCAGCTGCTGGACTTCGAGCGTAGCCTGCGGCTGGAGGAGAGGCGTGCCCGGGAGCGGAGCAGCGGCGGGCAGGAGTCCACCACCTCTGACCCGCCCTCCTTCTTCACCACCCCCACCAGCGATGGTGTCTTCGAGCTGGACCCCACAtag
- the DUSP9 gene encoding dual specificity protein phosphatase 9 isoform X2 — MEGLGRSCLWLRRELSPPRPQLLLLDCRSRELYESARIGGALSVALPALLLRRLRRGSLSVRALLPGPPLQPPPPAPVLLYDQGGGRHRRGEAEAEAEAQEWEAESVLGTLLQKLREEGYLAYYLQGGFSRFQAECPHLCETSLNSRGGPSTAMVPSPVVGLGNLCLGSDCSDAESEPDRDSMSCGLDSEGATPPPSGLLPSFPVQILPNLYLGSARDSANVESLAKLGIRYILNVTPNLPNLFEKNGDFHYKQIPISDHWSQNLSQFFPEAIAFIDEALSQNCGVLVHCLAGVSRSVTVTVAYLMQKLHLSLNDAYDLVKRKKSNISPNFNFMGQLLDFERSLRLEERRARERSSGGQESTTSDPPSFFTTPTSDGVFELDPT, encoded by the exons ATGGAGGGTCTGGGCCGCTCGTGCCTATGGCTGCGCCGGGAGCTGTCGCCCCCGCGGCCGCAGCTGCTGCTCCTGGACTGCCGCAGTCGCGAGCTGTACGAGTCGGCGCGCATTGGCGGGGCGCTGAGCGTGGCACTACCCGCGCTGCTGCTGCGCCGCCTGCGGCGGGGGAGCCTGTCGGTGCGCGCGCTTCTACCGGGACCGCCGCTGCAGCCGCCTCCGCCCGCCCCCGTGCTCCTGTATGACCAGGGCGGGGGCCGGCACCGGCGCGGGGAGGCCGAGGCCGAGGCTGAGGCCCAGGAGTGGGAGGCTGAGTCGGTGCTGGGCACCCTGCTCCAGAAGCTTCGGGAGGAAGGCTACCTGGCCTACTACCTACAGG GTGGCTTCAGCAGATTCCAGGCCGAGTGCCCTCACCTGTGTGAGACCAGCCTCAATAGCCGTGGTGGACCAAGCACCGCCATGGTGCCCAGCCCAGTGGTGGGGCTGGGCAACCTGTGCCTGGGGTCTGACTGCTCCGATGCTGAATCCGAGCCTGACCGCGACTCCATGAGCTGTGGCCTGGATTCGGAGGGTGCCACACCCCCCCCATCGGGGCTGTTACCCTCCTTCCCAGTCCAGATCCTGCCCAACCTCTACCTGGGCAGTGCCCGGGATTCGGCCAATGTGGAGAGCTTGGCCAAGCTGGGCATCCGCTACATCCTTAATGTGACCCCCAACCTCCCTAACCTCTTTGAGAAGAATGGTGATTTTCACTACAAGCAGATCCCCATCTCGGACCACTGGAGCCAGAACTTGTCCCAGTTCTTTCCGGAGGCCATTGCATTCATTG ATGAGGCCTTGTCCCAGAACTGCGGGGTGCTTGTCCACTGCCTGGCGGGTGTCAGCCGCTCTGTTACCGTCACCGTGGCCTACCTCATGCAGAAGCTCCACCTCTCACTCAATGATGCCTACGACCTCGTCAAGCGGAAGAAGTCTAACATCTCGCCCAACTTCAACTTCATGGGGCAGCTGCTGGACTTCGAGCGTAGCCTGCGGCTGGAGGAGAGGCGTGCCCGGGAGCGGAGCAGCGGCGGGCAGGAGTCCACCACCTCTGACCCGCCCTCCTTCTTCACCACCCCCACCAGCGATGGTGTCTTCGAGCTGGACCCCACAtag
- the PNCK gene encoding calcium/calmodulin-dependent protein kinase type 1B encodes MLLLKKQTEDISSVYEIREKLGSGAFSEVVLAQERGSSHLVALKCIPKKALRGKEALVENEIAVLRRVSHPNIVALEDVHESPSHLYLAMELVTGGELFDRIMERGSYTEKDASHLVGQVLGAVSYLHSLGIVHRDLKPENLLYATPFEDSKIMVSDFGLSKIQAGNMLGTACGTPGYVAPELLEQKPYGKAVDVWALGVISYILLCGYPPFYDESDPELFSQILRASYEFDSPFWDDISESAKDFIRHLLERDPQKRFTCQQALQHLWISGDAAFDRDILGSVSEQIQKNFARTHWKRAFNATSFLRHIRKLGQSPEGDEASERKMARHSHPGLRAGQPPKW; translated from the exons ATGTTGCTGCTCAAGAAACAGACGGAGGACATCAGCAGTGTCTATGAGATCCGGGAGAAGCTGGGCTC GGGTGCCTTCTCCGAGGTGGTGCTGGCCCAGGAGCGGGGTTCCTCACACCTTGTTGCCCTCAAGTGCATCCCCAAGAAGGCCCTTCGAGGCAAGGAGGCCCTGGTGGAGAATGAAATTGCAGTGCTCCGCAG GGTCAGCCACCCCAACATCGTGGCTCTGGAGGACGTACACGAGAGCCCTTCCCACCTCTACCTGGCGATGGAGCT GGTGACAGGGGGTGAGCTGTTTGACCGCATCATGGAGCGTGGCTCCTACACGGAGAAGGACGCCAGCCACCTGGTCGGCCAGGTCCTTGGTGCTGTCTCTTACCTGCACAGCTTGGGCATCGTGCACCGAGACCTCAAG CCTGAAAATCTCCTATATGCCACGCCATTCGAGGACTCCAAGATTATGGTCTCCGACTTTGGCCTCTCCAAAATCCAGGCTGGCAACATGCTGGGCACCGCCTGTGGGACCCCAGGTTATGTGG CCCCGGAGCTCTTGGAACAGAAACCCTACGGGAAGGCTGTAGATGTGTGGGCCCTGGGTGTCATCTCCTACATCCT GCTGTGTGGGTACCCCCCCTTCTACGACGAGAGCGACCCCGAACTCTTCAGCCAGATCCTGAGGGCCAGCTACGAGTTTGACTCTCCCTTTTGGGATGACATCTCAGAATCAG CCAAAGACTTCATCCGGCACCTTCTGGAGCGAGACCCCCAGAAGAGGTTCACCTGCCAGCAGGCCTTACAGCATCTTTG GATATCTGGTGATGCAGCCTTTGACAGGGACATCCTGGGCTCCGTCAGTGAGCAGATCCAGAAGAATTTTGCCCGGACCCACTGGAAG CGAGCATTCAATGCCACCTCCTTCCTGCGCCACATCCGAAAGCTGGGACAGAGCCCAGAGGGTGACGAGGCCTCAGAGCGGAAAATGGCCCGCCACAGCCACCCAGGCCTCCGGGCTGGCCAGCCCCCCAAGTGGTGa